A window of Pseudomonas denitrificans (nom. rej.) genomic DNA:
TCAGGCCCAGCACGCGGCCGTCGCGCGAGTCCGGGGTGACCTCGCCACTGATCGACAGCGCCGCCAGGATCAGTTCCCTCAGCAGCGGCGAGACCGCCAGCACGCAGCAGTCCGCTGGCAGGTGCGGCGCGCTGCCCGGCTCCACATAAAGAGTACGCACCTGCACGTCGCCGACCATGCGCGTCCAGTGTTCCACGCCGCCGGGTATCCACAGGCCGCGGTTGTCCGGCACCACCCACTGGCCACTGGCGCTGCCCACCACCAGCACGCCGCGCACGGCGTAGAGCAGTTGCGCGCGGTGATGGCTGTGCGCAGGCACCTGATGTCCATCGGGGAAGTCCAGGGCGACGGCCGCCACCGGGCTGGCGGCCCGTTCGTCGCCGTGGTTTTCCAGCGGTTGGGCTGAAATGTCCTTTTTTCGCATCTGGATGCCTGTTTGTCGTTAGACGACCACTTTCCGCCATCGTTAGGCTGCTGAACAGTCCCCATCTGCATCGATGATCCCGCCATGACCGACATGTCCGTTATCGCCGAACAACTGGCCCGTATCGCCCGGTTGCTCGAACAATCCCTGCCCGCGCGCCCCGAGCTGGCGCTGCAGGAGGGCGCCATCGCTCACCTCTGGGAATACCGCCAGGGCCAGCCGCGCCTGACGCCGGTGATCGAGCCGGCGCTGATCGGCTTCGACGACCTGCGCAACGTCGACCGGCAAAAGGCGCTGATCGAGCAGAACACCCGTCAGTTCGTCTCTGGCCGCCCGGCGAACAACGTGCTGCTGACCGGCGCGCGCGGCACCGGCAAGAGTTCGCTGGTGAAGGCCTGCCTGCATGCCTTCCATGCCGAAGGGTTGCGTCTGATCGAAGTCGACAAGGAGCACCTGGCCGACCTGCCGCAGATCATCGACCTGCTGCGCCACCGCCGGGAGCGCTTCATCCTGTTCTGCGACGACCTGTCCTTCGAGGACGGCGAGACCGGCTACAAGGGTCTGAAGACCGTGCTCGACGGTTCGGTGGCGGGGCAGTCCGGCAACGTGCTGATCTACGCGACGTCCAACCGCCGCCACCTGCTGGCCGAGCGCGCCGAGGACAACCTGTCGTTCCAGCGCAGCGAGAGTGGCGAGTTGCACCCTGGCGAGGCGGTGGAAGAGAAAATCTCGCTCTCCGAGCGATTCGGCCTGTGGATATCTTTCTACGCCTTCAGCCAGGAGCAGTACCTGGAGGCAGTCGCCCGCTGGCTCGAGTCCCACGGTCTGGGCGGCTTGCGGCAGGAAGAGTGGGAGCAGGCGGCGATCCGCTGGGCCACCCATCGCGGGTCGCGGTCCGGGCGGATCGCCGCGCAGTTCGCCCGGGATTACGCCGGGCGTCAGCTCTAGGAAATCAGAAAGCCACTTTCACCCCCGCCTGGATACCGCGCCCGCCGGCCGGCACGCTGTCGCGCAGGATGGAGCTGGCGTAGCGCACGGTCTGGTTGGTCAGGTTCTCGCCCTTGACGAAGGCCAGCCAGCGGCTGTCGCCCAGGTCGAAGCGGTAGCCGACGCTGGCGCCGAGGGTGGTGTAGCCGTCGGTGCGCAGCTCGTTCTCCGGAACGCGGTTCTGGTCGGCGGCGTATTCCACGCCGACCCGTGCCTGCCATTGCTGCAGTTCCCACAGCAGCGCGCTGTTCAGGCGCAGCGGGGCGATGCGTGGCAGGGCTTCGCCGGTGTCCTTGTTCTTGGCGCGGGTGTAGTCGCCGGAAAGCTCCAGGTCGAAGCGGCCGTAGGGGCTGTCCAGCAGGTGGATGCGGTCCTGCGCCTCGACGCCGTAGAAGTCCGCTTTCACGCCGCTGTAGAGGTACTCGGGCAGTGCCTCGTCGTCGCCGGCATCCACCACTGCGCCTTCCTCGTCGCGGTAGCGCCCGCTGGCCAGCAGGCCGATGTAGTTGGAGAAGCGGCTGTAGAACACGCCGACGCTGCCCTTGTGGCGGCCGTTGTCGAAGCGCAGGGCGAGGTCGGTGGAAACGGCCTTTTCCTTGCTCGCGTCGGCGTCGCCCACTTCGAAGGTGCCGGTGGCGGCGTGGGCGCCGTTGGCGTACAGCTCGTAGAAGGTCGGTGCGCGTTCGGTGTAGGCCAGGGTGCCGGCCAGCGACCAGATCGGCGTCAGCTTGTAGACGGCACCGGTGGACAGGCTGCCGGCGGTGAAACTGCGCGAGCCGTCGTTCTCGGCGAAGCGCTCGTTGTCCTTGGCGTTGGGCTCGATGCGCGTGTGCTCGACGCGGCCGCCCAGGTTCAGCGCCAGGCGCTCGCTGGCCTGCCAGTTCTCGAGGAAGAACAGCGCGGCGCTGTCGGTCTCTGTGTGCGGCACGAAGGCTTCTTCCCCCAGCGCGGAGAAGCGGCTGTTGGCGACCTGCGCGCCGACCACGCCATCCAGCGGGCCGATGGGCTTGTGCCGCGCCTCGATGCGAGCCTCGTAGCCATCGTTCTTGAAGGTGGTGCCGGTCTCGCCGTCCTCGATTTCCTTGTGCTGGTACTCGGTGTAGGCGGCGTCCAGCTTCACCGAGCTGAAAGGACCGTCGAGGTCGCGGATTTCCGAGGCGAAGGCGTAGCGGTCCTGCTGCATCTTCAGGCGCACGTCGTCTTCGGCGGGCGAGCCGTAGTTGCTGTCGTAGCCGCTGTAGGACAGGCCGGCATAGCCGTGATCCCAGTGGTAGCTGCCGCCGATGGCGCCGCTGTCCTGGCGCCCGTCGCTGTTGTTCACGCGGTGCTTCGCGTCATCGCCATCGATCTGGCGTTGACGTGCCGAATGGGCGTAGCCGGGGATGCGCAGGTCATTGAACTCGCGGGAGCCGGCGTCCAGGTGCAGGGCGAAGTTGCCGTCGCCGGCTTCCAGCGCGCCGGCGGCGCTGCGGGTGGTGTCCGAGCCGCCGTAGCGCAGCTCGCCCTGGCCGTGGATGCCGTCCACCGGTTCGCTGGGGATGCGGTTGTCGAAGCTGTTGACCACGCCGCCGATGGCATTGCCGCCGTAGAGCAGGGCGGCTGGGCCGCGCACCACTTCGATGCGCTCGACCACGTTGGGGTCTTCCGGCACGGCGTGGTCGTAGGACAGCGACGAGGCGTCCAGCGCGCCCACGCCATTGCGCAGCAGGCGGATGCGGTCGCCGTCCATGCCGCGGATCACCGGGCGGCTGGCGCCGGGGCCGAACCAGGTGGAGGACACGCCCGGCGTGCCATTGAGGGTTTCACCCAGGCTGCCTTTCTGCCGCAGGGTCAGCTCGTCGCCCCGCAGGACGCTGCTGGGGGCGGCTGGGGAGGCATCACCCAGCGGGTTGGCGGTGATCACCTGGGGCTCCAGTTCGGTGGGGGCGGCATCGGCCAGCGAGGGGGCGCCGGCGCACAGGGCGAGGCCCAGCGGTGCTAGACGCCAGCGCGGACGGGGAAGGGATGGGGGCATGACGAACTCCTGGTTTTTCTTCTGGCAAAGCGAACCCCTCCCTCGTGGTCAGGGATGCGCCAGGCGGCGGAGGAGGGGAAATGGGAATGTGTTATTTGTTATAACATAACATATCTGTCGGTTAGCAAGATTTTCCGGCTTAGATGCTTTAGTGCTTGCGAGCCCCTGGAGTTGCGCCCGGTTGCACCTGTGCGCTGGGCAGGCCCGGTCGAATCCCGTACCATGCTCAAAATTTGATCAGTCCAGCGCCATGTTCGATACCCGCCTCGCCACGCTGTCCGACCAGACCGACCAGCACGCCCATGGCCATCACCAGTTGGTGTTGGCCCTGAGCGGCCGCGCGGAATTCGAGATCGGCGGCGCCGGTGGCGAGGTCTGCCGGATGCGCGCCTGCCTGGTGCCGGGCGATGTCGCCCACGAGTTCGCCGGGCTCGGCGACAACCGCATGCTGATCCTCGATCTGAACGAGGCCGGCACCGGCGAGCAGGATCGCGAGCTGCTGGCGCGGTTGTTCGAGGTGCCGCGCTACCCGACCCTGGATGCGGACTTCCAGCACCTGCTCAGCTACGCCGGCGCGGAGATCGCCCGCTACGGCGATGACCCATTGCTCGCCCGTGCCCTGGGCGGCGTGCTGCTGCGCGCGCTGCACCTGCGCCTGTTCGGCGAAGACCGTGCGCCGCGCAGCGGGCCGCTGGACCTGGAGCGGCTGGACGGCTATATCGGCGATCACCTGTCCCGGCGCATCACCGTGGCTGAACTGGCCCAGGTCGCCTGCCTGAGCCCCAGTCACTTCCATGCGCAGTTCAAGGATCGCGTCGGCCTCACGCCGCACCAGTACCTGCTGCGCCAGCGGCTCGACCGCGCCGCGCGCCTGCTGCGGGAAACCGACCTGCCGTTGGTCGGCGTGGCCGGCGAATGCGGCTTCTCCAGCCAGAGCGCGCTGACCACCGCGATGCGCCGATACCTCGGCTTGACCCCGGGCAGCCTGCGCCGCTGCTGAATCCGCTAGCCTGCGCGTCCTGGATTGCTGATCGAACGGTCAGCTGCCGACCTTTGGGTGCTGGAGTCTTTTGCAAGAACTCCAGAGCTTTCAGCAAGAAATTCGTTGGGTGCAACCCATAGAGTCCGCCCACCGCGTTGCTGGTGCTCCAAGGTGCAACCCGGTCAAGCCAAGAACAACAGCCAGCTCGATACGCGGGAGGGGCAGCATGCCCATCACCGGTTTTGTCTTTGCCTGTAGCGCGCCTGCACCTGGCTGCGCCACTCCCTCCACGGCCCGGTCCGCAGCGCCCGCCCGTGGTCCTGCGCCGTCCGCCCTCGGACCAGCGGCGCCATTCGCTTCGATGCTTTCTGTACAATCCGCGCCCTCGCGCACCGGCTACCCCCTGCCGCACCTCCATGCGCGCGTGAACCCAGTTTCGAATCGCTCCGGCAAGCAGTGCTGCCCGTCCACGGGACGGCGCGCCAGGTATTGCCGCAGTGCTGGCGCCCGTTCCGGCGCCTGATGGATCACCGGGCCCAGCCCGGGAAACGGCCCGCACCTCGCTTACCGGCGAAGGCGGGACGGAGGTCGCCGTGGTGAGACGGTGGCTGCAGGAAGACGCCAGCAAGGACGAGGGCGTGCCTGCGTCGGGATGCGTAGCGGTTCGGTGCCGGTTTGGTGCCACGCGCAACCCGGTTTGCCTGTGAGCAAGCGCTAACCGGTCGGCGTCAACCACGCCGGCTGCCAGTCAAGGGGCCGCGATACCCCGCGGTCCC
This region includes:
- a CDS encoding ATP-binding protein codes for the protein MTDMSVIAEQLARIARLLEQSLPARPELALQEGAIAHLWEYRQGQPRLTPVIEPALIGFDDLRNVDRQKALIEQNTRQFVSGRPANNVLLTGARGTGKSSLVKACLHAFHAEGLRLIEVDKEHLADLPQIIDLLRHRRERFILFCDDLSFEDGETGYKGLKTVLDGSVAGQSGNVLIYATSNRRHLLAERAEDNLSFQRSESGELHPGEAVEEKISLSERFGLWISFYAFSQEQYLEAVARWLESHGLGGLRQEEWEQAAIRWATHRGSRSGRIAAQFARDYAGRQL
- a CDS encoding TonB-dependent receptor, giving the protein MPPSLPRPRWRLAPLGLALCAGAPSLADAAPTELEPQVITANPLGDASPAAPSSVLRGDELTLRQKGSLGETLNGTPGVSSTWFGPGASRPVIRGMDGDRIRLLRNGVGALDASSLSYDHAVPEDPNVVERIEVVRGPAALLYGGNAIGGVVNSFDNRIPSEPVDGIHGQGELRYGGSDTTRSAAGALEAGDGNFALHLDAGSREFNDLRIPGYAHSARQRQIDGDDAKHRVNNSDGRQDSGAIGGSYHWDHGYAGLSYSGYDSNYGSPAEDDVRLKMQQDRYAFASEIRDLDGPFSSVKLDAAYTEYQHKEIEDGETGTTFKNDGYEARIEARHKPIGPLDGVVGAQVANSRFSALGEEAFVPHTETDSAALFFLENWQASERLALNLGGRVEHTRIEPNAKDNERFAENDGSRSFTAGSLSTGAVYKLTPIWSLAGTLAYTERAPTFYELYANGAHAATGTFEVGDADASKEKAVSTDLALRFDNGRHKGSVGVFYSRFSNYIGLLASGRYRDEEGAVVDAGDDEALPEYLYSGVKADFYGVEAQDRIHLLDSPYGRFDLELSGDYTRAKNKDTGEALPRIAPLRLNSALLWELQQWQARVGVEYAADQNRVPENELRTDGYTTLGASVGYRFDLGDSRWLAFVKGENLTNQTVRYASSILRDSVPAGGRGIQAGVKVAF
- a CDS encoding AraC family transcriptional regulator, translating into MRKKDISAQPLENHGDERAASPVAAVALDFPDGHQVPAHSHHRAQLLYAVRGVLVVGSASGQWVVPDNRGLWIPGGVEHWTRMVGDVQVRTLYVEPGSAPHLPADCCVLAVSPLLRELILAALSISGEVTPDSRDGRVLGLMLDELREDPMLPLHLPLPAHPRLRALCQAIRAQPGDSASLTDWAARLNVDSKTVQRWFFGETGLTFGQWRQQARLLAALERLALGESVLSVALEVGYSTPSAFSAMFSRQFGRPPSDFLRPRPLIRS
- a CDS encoding helix-turn-helix transcriptional regulator, which translates into the protein MFDTRLATLSDQTDQHAHGHHQLVLALSGRAEFEIGGAGGEVCRMRACLVPGDVAHEFAGLGDNRMLILDLNEAGTGEQDRELLARLFEVPRYPTLDADFQHLLSYAGAEIARYGDDPLLARALGGVLLRALHLRLFGEDRAPRSGPLDLERLDGYIGDHLSRRITVAELAQVACLSPSHFHAQFKDRVGLTPHQYLLRQRLDRAARLLRETDLPLVGVAGECGFSSQSALTTAMRRYLGLTPGSLRRC